A single window of Lytechinus variegatus isolate NC3 chromosome 8, Lvar_3.0, whole genome shotgun sequence DNA harbors:
- the LOC121420165 gene encoding tripartite motif-containing protein 59-like, whose translation MATLEHSVLQSLKCPVCFGLLNEPKQLSCTHTFCPKCIQGILACSVQRNTLSCPICKNTTNVADGDVANLKTNIPVKSLVDDVRNSKQLCDVCDKRESAARFCCECDKNMCNACLQAHDTWTPNLKHKVVMVEDIRKGRVVLKKKVYCQEEVHKSEEYECSDVCTTCKKLICMRCRMLYHEKSGHDVEDLREYNSSFKKSSELLQDQGKAKLKIVKNHMTCIDNQIKRVNDHIDGEKAKNNKIYVDAIKKIKERNITLNKQLDDQKEELAKSLNNMKIDDERLVKSIENASELLSNSLKCPLEGDVVAIHDSLSGELKNVLDRDNPKKRAATDVGDHAEKLKYTPSCDPHTLSLWELRFLKSEAKCNAVISEKGCLDCTAAREDGMMAVGYSPDRGIDIFSPDGRLQKTVIKYFKLSEVGFLSDGRYAVRGFDNKISLYTSDEEKQDVTFDTIGYSEGGSGDLTVDSNDLIYVSYRRAKKIQVFSPSGGKAIREIPCDRYEPSHITSYGDTLIVKQYRNAIIRIDMKGDIMHKLKKPWGNDLHAAVSKDNTILIASVRRNEGLLNIDEYTGELKHIRTLISDYKIERPERQWYYLLQF comes from the coding sequence ATGGCGACACTTGAGCATTCTGTTTTGCAAAGTTTAAAGTGTCCGGTTTGTTTTGGTTTGCTGAATGAACCAAAACAACTTTCATGTACACACACATTTTGTCCAAAATGTATTCAAGGTATTCTAGCATGCTCTGTACAGAGGAATACTTTATCATGTCCAATAtgtaaaaacacaacaaatgtcGCAGATGGCGATGTTGCCAATCTTAAAACTAACATACCTGTTAAGTCACTTGTTGATGACGTCAGGAATAGTAAACAGCTCTGTGACGTGTGTGACAAGCGAGAAAGTGCCGCACGCTTCTGTTGCGAATGTGATAAGAACATGTGTAACGCATGTCTGCAAGCTCATGACACATGGACACCTAATCTTAAACATAAAGTAGTGATGGTTGAAGACATCAGAAAGGGTAGGGTAGTCTTAAAGAAGAAGGTTTACTGTCAAGAAGAAGTACATAAATCTGAAGAGTACGAATGCTCTGACGTATGCACGACATGTAAGAAGCTCATTTGTATGAGATGTCGCATGCTCTACCACGAAAAAAGTGGCCACGATGTTGAAGATTTAAGAGAGTACAATTCTTCTTTCAAGAAGAGCTCTGAATTACTACAGGATCAAGGAAAGGCGAAACTTAAAATAGTCAAGAATCATATGACTTGTATTGATAATCAAATCAAACGGGTCAATGATCACATAGATGGAGAAAAGGCAAAAAATAACAAGATTTACGTAGACgctatcaagaaaataaaagagaggaaTATTACATTGAACAAGCAATTAGATGACCAGAAAGAAGAATTAGCCAAGAGcttaaataatatgaaaattgaTGATGAGAGATTAGTTAAGAGCATTGAGAATGCAAGTGAATTGCTGAGTAATAGTTTGAAATGCCCACTAGAAGGAGATGTTGTAGCAATTCATGATTCATTGTCTGGTGAATTGAAGAATGTATTAGATAGGGATAATCCAAAGAAAAGGGCAGCTACTGATGTAGGCGATCATGCAGAGAAACTGAAGTATACACCAAGCTGCGATCCTCATACATTGTCATTGTGGGAACTAAGGTTTCTGAAAAGTGAGGCGAAATGCAATGCAGTAATCTCAGAGAAAGGATGTTTGGATTGCACAGCTGCTAGAGAGGATGGAATGATGGCTGTTGGATATAGCCCAGATCGAGGGATTGACATCTTCTCTCCCGATGGTCGGCTGCAGAAAACAGtcatcaaatatttcaaattaagtGAGGTAGGATTCCTCTCTGATGGTCGTTATGCTGTGCGTGGTTTTGATAATAAGATTTCACTGTACACATCAGATGAAGAGAAGCAGGATGTGACATTCGATACTATAGGCTACAGTGAAGGTGGGTCTGGTGATCTCACTGTAGACAGCAATGATCTGATCTATGTTAGCTACAGGAGAGCTAAGAAGATACAGGTTTTCTCACCATCAGGTGGGAAGGCTATCAGGGAGATACCATGCGATCGGTATGAACCCTCCCATATCACAAGTTATGGTGACACATTGATCGTGAAGCAGTACAGGAATGCAATAATACGAATTGATATGAAAGGTGATATAATGCACAAATTAAAGAAACCATGGGGAAATGACCTCCATGCTGCTGTGAGTAAAGACAATACAATCCTTATTGCCTCTGTAAGACGCAATGAAGGTCTGCTCAATATCGATGAGTACACCGGTGAGCTGAAACACATCCGAACTCTCATATCTGATTACAAGATTGAGAGACCGGAGAGGCAATGGTATTACCTTTTACAGTTTTAA